CTTCTAAGTTTGCTTTGGTGGAAAGGTTGGCAGAGGCGATCGCATCGAGTATCCTAGAATCAGCTAAAGTGAGCCAAGTTAGAGTAAGATTAACAAAACCTGCTGCGCCAATTCCTGAGTTTGGCGGTAAAATTACCATCGATATTACCAGAGTAAAACAAAACTAATTTAGGGAAAATAGAAAGATGACATTTCGCATATTAAGCTTGGATGGTGGCGGAATTCGCGGTGTTATTGAAGCGGTTATTTTGGCAGAAGTAGAGAAGATTGTCAAAGTACCTTTAAATCATTATTTTGATTTGATTGCAGGTACTTCTACTGGGTCAATTTTAGCAACTGGGATCGCATTAGGTAAAAAAAGTGACGAAATAATTCAGTTGTATCGCCAAAGAGGAAAAAGTATTTTCCCCTACACTAGTATTTTTTCCCCGCAACGATTGAGTTTAATGTTGAAATATGGACTTTCTGCACCTAAGTATTCCGATAAAGGTTTAATTGAAGCGTTACAAGCGGAATTTGGTAATACTAAATTAGGGGATATTAATTCACCAAAACTATTAATTACAGCTTACGATACGATCGATCGACAATTCATTGTTTTTAAGAACTGGCAAACATACAAACCTTGGATTAATACTCCTCTGTGGGAAGTCTGCGTTTGTTCATCATCTGCGCCGACTTTTTTCCCCGCCCATTTCCTGACAACTGAATCAAAAACTTACTCATTAATTGATGGTGGAATTGGTGCAAATAACCCTTCAGCTTGTGCAGTTGCAGAAGCATTGCGACTAGATCATTCAATTAGAGAAGTTGCTG
The genomic region above belongs to Phormidium ambiguum IAM M-71 and contains:
- a CDS encoding CBASS cGAMP-activated phospholipase, which encodes MTFRILSLDGGGIRGVIEAVILAEVEKIVKVPLNHYFDLIAGTSTGSILATGIALGKKSDEIIQLYRQRGKSIFPYTSIFSPQRLSLMLKYGLSAPKYSDKGLIEALQAEFGNTKLGDINSPKLLITAYDTIDRQFIVFKNWQTYKPWINTPLWEVCVCSSSAPTFFPAHFLTTESKTYSLIDGGIGANNPSACAVAEALRLDHSIREVAVLSIGTGDANQAIPYDKVRSWGLIQWIWQGRLIEVLMDASADVNDYISRQFMNPPEMENEATPSYFRMQPRIMKDAIDDASDENIDRLIMLAKDYVQQNKQLLTSFLEQISS